A part of Aegilops tauschii subsp. strangulata cultivar AL8/78 chromosome 2, Aet v6.0, whole genome shotgun sequence genomic DNA contains:
- the LOC109739663 gene encoding BTB/POZ and MATH domain-containing protein 2-like has translation MAASKRPTERRASRCTPVTARATLVFDIVGYSLHKGMGIGKFIRSTTVSVGGYEWCIRYYPDGADTHANSQGHVSVYLELLSKGAKVRALYDLRLVNHTTGLSSSVFSVLKSPMVFDSLSTSGTSYSWGLPYFKKKSELEKSDYLRDDRLVIECDLTVIKEPLVADTAITAEVQMPPSDLAENFGKLLEAAEEADVAFEVEGEIFPAHKIVLAIRSPVFKAELYGPMRGKWSQNITVEEMQPACFKALLHFIYTDSLPSMDNFDDDEKKEMARHLLVAADRYAMERMKMMCEDILCKTLDVQTVATTLALADQHHCSRLKDACAEFIMSSNRLDNVLASQGYVHLKKSSPAVSVNILERVMKLLKF, from the exons ATGGCGGCATCGAAGAGGCCAACAGAAAGGAGGGCCTCGAGGTGCACCCCTGTGACGGCGCGGGCCACGCTTGTGTTCGACATCGTCGGGTACAGCCTGCATAAGGGCATGGGCATCGGCAAATTCATCCGGTCCACCACCGTCTCTGTTGGCGGGTACGAATGGTGCATCCGCTACTACCCAGACGGGGCAGACACACACGCCAACAGCCAGGGCCACGTCTCAGTCTACCTGGAGCTCCTGAGCAAGGGTGCCAAGGTAAGGGCGCTCTACGACTTGAGGCTGGTCAACCACACCACTGGGCTGTCGTCATCGGTTTTCTCAGTCTTGAAGTCCCCAATGGTGTTCGATTCCCTCAGCACCAGTGGGACCAGTTATAGTTGGGGTCTTCCATATTTTAAGAAGAAGAGTGAGCTAGAGAAGTCGGATTACCTGCGGGATGACCGTCTTGTAATTGAGTGCGATCTAACTGTCATCAAGGAACCACTTGTTGCGGACACTGCGATAACAGCTGAGGTCCAGATGCCACCCTCAGACTTGGCGGAAAATTTTGGAAAACTGCTAGAGGCGGCCGAGGAAGCAGATGTGGCATTCGAGGTTGAAGGTGAGATTTTTCCTGCACATAAGATTGTGCTCGCAATACGGTCTCCAGTCTTCAAGGCAGAGCTGTATGGACCGATGAGAGGCAAGTGGAGCCAGAACATAACCGTCGAAGAAATGCAGCCTGCT TGTTTCAAGGCATTGCTTCACTTTATCTACACAGATTCATTGCCTTCCATGGATAACTTTGATGATGATGAGAAAAAGGAAATGGCCAGGCACTTACTAGTGGCTGCAGATCGGTATGCAATGGAAAGGATGAAGATGATGTGTGAAGACATTCTTTGCAAAACTCTTGATGTTCAGACTGTGGCGACCACGTTAGCTCTCGCAGACCAACATCACTGCAGCAGGTTAAAAGATGCTTGTGCTGAATTTATCATGTCTTCCAATAGATTGGATAATGTGTTGGCAAGCCAGGGATATGTGCACCTGAAGAAATCAAGCCCTGCTGTCTCAGTAAATATCTTGGAGAGAGTTATGAAGCTTCTCAAATTTTAG